In the genome of Notamacropus eugenii isolate mMacEug1 chromosome 5, mMacEug1.pri_v2, whole genome shotgun sequence, one region contains:
- the LOC140506885 gene encoding regucalcin-like isoform X2 has product MELWGDKSLTQYARVGCVALRECGDYVVALGTRFGLLNWENQSVTTVSHLEQDKPNNRFNDGKVDPAGRFVAGTMAEESSPGVWEKEQGSLYTLYADCSVVKQLGQLGISNGLDWSLDHQTFYHIDSLTYAVHAFDYDLQSGKIANRRLLYKLEEEERMPDGMCIDIEGKLWVACIDAGRIIRLDPETGKRLQTVKMPTPRITSCCFGGKDYSELYVTSASDGLSQEELTKEPHAGEIFKVTGLGVKGIPQYSFAG; this is encoded by the exons ATGGAATTATGGGGAGATAAGTCTTTgactcaat ATGCCCGGGTAGGATGTGTGGCTCTCCGAGAGTGTGGGGACTATGTTGTAGCCCTTGGAACCCGGTTTGGCCTCTTGAACTGGGAAAACCAATCAGTGACAACTGTTTCTCATCTTGAACAGGATAAACCAAACAATAGGTTCAATGATGGCAAAGTGGACCCAGCTGGAAGATTTGTGGCTG GTACAATGGCTGAGGAATCTAGCCCAGGAGTATGGGAGAAAGAACAAGGGTCTCTGTATACTCTTTATGCGGATTGCTCTGTGGTGAAGCAGTTAGGCCAGCTGGGCATCTCCAATGGATTGGACTGGTCCTTGGATCACCAAACATTCTACCACATTGATAGCCTAACCTATGCTGTGCATGCCTTTGACTATGACCTACAATCAGGGAAGATCG CGAATAGAAGGCTTCTCTATAagttggaagaggaagaaagaatgccTGATGGTATGTGCATTGACATTGAAGGGAAGTTGTGGGTGGCCTGCATTGATGCTGGAAGAATAATACGCTTGGACCCTGAGACAG GAAAAAGACTACAGACAGTGAAGATGCCCACGCCTAGGATAACATCCTGCTGTTTTGGTGGCAAGGACTACTCTGAACTCTACGTCACATCAGCTTCTGATGGCTTGAGCCAAGAAGAACTGACAAAAGAACCCCATGCAGGAGAGATTTTCAAG GTAACTGGCCTGGGTGTGAAAGGAATCCCTCAGTATTCCTTCGCAGGTTGA
- the LOC140506885 gene encoding regucalcin-like isoform X1 has protein sequence MASIKIETIMKEKNRMGECPVWDEKTGHLVYVDINAQKVCRWNPVTGEVQSVTLDARVGCVALRECGDYVVALGTRFGLLNWENQSVTTVSHLEQDKPNNRFNDGKVDPAGRFVAGTMAEESSPGVWEKEQGSLYTLYADCSVVKQLGQLGISNGLDWSLDHQTFYHIDSLTYAVHAFDYDLQSGKIANRRLLYKLEEEERMPDGMCIDIEGKLWVACIDAGRIIRLDPETGKRLQTVKMPTPRITSCCFGGKDYSELYVTSASDGLSQEELTKEPHAGEIFKVTGLGVKGIPQYSFAG, from the exons ATGGCTTCTATTAAGATAGAGACCATCATGAAGGAAAAGAACCGGATGGGAGAGTGTCCTGTGTGGGATGAGAAGACTGGTCACCTTGTTTATGTGGATATCAATGCACAGAAGGTTTGCAGATGGAATCCAGTCACTGGGGAAGTACagagtgtgaccctgg ATGCCCGGGTAGGATGTGTGGCTCTCCGAGAGTGTGGGGACTATGTTGTAGCCCTTGGAACCCGGTTTGGCCTCTTGAACTGGGAAAACCAATCAGTGACAACTGTTTCTCATCTTGAACAGGATAAACCAAACAATAGGTTCAATGATGGCAAAGTGGACCCAGCTGGAAGATTTGTGGCTG GTACAATGGCTGAGGAATCTAGCCCAGGAGTATGGGAGAAAGAACAAGGGTCTCTGTATACTCTTTATGCGGATTGCTCTGTGGTGAAGCAGTTAGGCCAGCTGGGCATCTCCAATGGATTGGACTGGTCCTTGGATCACCAAACATTCTACCACATTGATAGCCTAACCTATGCTGTGCATGCCTTTGACTATGACCTACAATCAGGGAAGATCG CGAATAGAAGGCTTCTCTATAagttggaagaggaagaaagaatgccTGATGGTATGTGCATTGACATTGAAGGGAAGTTGTGGGTGGCCTGCATTGATGCTGGAAGAATAATACGCTTGGACCCTGAGACAG GAAAAAGACTACAGACAGTGAAGATGCCCACGCCTAGGATAACATCCTGCTGTTTTGGTGGCAAGGACTACTCTGAACTCTACGTCACATCAGCTTCTGATGGCTTGAGCCAAGAAGAACTGACAAAAGAACCCCATGCAGGAGAGATTTTCAAG GTAACTGGCCTGGGTGTGAAAGGAATCCCTCAGTATTCCTTCGCAGGTTGA